The DNA window GAGACCTGGCCGTTGACGTCGGTTTCAGCCTGGGCGCCGAGTTCCGGCACGTTGACGCCGAGATCCTTGCCGGCCTTGCGGGCGCCGGCCAGAACGATCTGCCAGTAGAAGGACGTGGTGTCCTTGACGATGATCGGAATGGTCACGTCGGCCGCCGAAACCGGCGCCGAGTGCATGACGCCGGCGAGCATCGAAGCTGCTGCCAGCGCCATGACGGCGCGGCGGTTGAGAATGCTGGTCACGAATTTCATGAGGTTCCTCCCTAAGTCGCCCGGTGAACGTTACGGAAGCTCCGTCCGGATAGGCGCGGCCCGAACAGAACTTTATCAATAAAAAACAGTTGCCATGTTTTGATAGTGCATCGGTCCAGCCGATGCAAGCGGCGTTTCACGCCAGTCTGCCGAGGTCTGGCAGGGGCAGGTTGCGCGCCGCTCCTCCCTTGCCGTCGTCAAACGCTCCCGTTTCCGTTCCGCGAGTCTATGGAATATTAATTCCACATATTCGTCAATATGGAATGTTCATTCTTTCTGTGGGATCGCAAGAATGTGAAGCCCGGATCACCGTTCACTGCGGGTGGATACGCGTTTCACGCCAGCTCCTGCACCAGCGTATAGGGGCGATATTTGGCGTATTCCGTCTCCGGTACGTCGATGTCGAGCAGGTCGAGATTGCGCGCCAGATTTGCCAGCTTGGCGGTGCCGGTCAGCACGGTGGCGACCGCGGGTTCATGCAAGGGGAACTGGAACGCCGCGGCGGGCAGCGGATAGCCGCCCTCGGCGGCGATCCTTTCCATCGCTCCGACGCGGTCGAGCACGTCATGGCTGGCAGGGCGGTAATCGAAATGCGCGCCTTGCACCGGTCCGGTCGCCAGGATGCCGGAGTTGAACACGCCGCCGATGACCAAGGACGTCTGTTGCGCCCGGCATAGCGGCAGCAACTCCGCTTCGGCGCTGCGGTCGAGCAGGGAATAGCGGCTGGCAAGCAGGATGCAGTCGAGTGGCGCCTCGCGCATCACGTCGAGACAGATCTGCACCTCGTTGACGCCAAGCCCATAGGCGGCAATGACGCCGGATCGCTTCAGCTCCTCGAGTGCCTTGAGGCCGCCATCCATCAGCTCGCGAAAGTGCAGCTTGTTCTTCTCGACGCCATGGGTGTAGGCGCCGATGTCGTGGACAAACAGGATGTCTATCCTGTTCAGGCCAAGCCGCGCATAGCTGAATTCGACCGACCGCATGATGCCGTCATAGGAATAGTCGTAGTCGAGCGCGAAGGGCAGCGGATCGACATAGGAGTGATCCGGAACCTGGTCTTCCGGCACCGGGCGAAACAGACGGCCGACCTTGGTGGACAGCACATAGGAATCGCGCGGCTTGTAGCGCAAGAAGTCGCCGAAGCGGCGCTCAGACAGGCCGAAACCGTAGAAGGGTGCGGTGTCGAAATAGCGCAGGCCGGCATCCCAGGCGCCTTGCAGCGTCTCCATCGCCGCCTCGCGCGAACAGGCGCGGTAGAGACCGCCAAGCGCGGCGCCGCCGAAGCTGACCTCGGTGACCTCTAGAGCTGTCTGACCGATGCGGCGTCTTTCCATGCACAACCTCCCCGTTGCCCGCCACTGACCGGCGCGGCAGTCTACTTTATATCAGTACAATCTAAAGTGTTGCGCCAAGATGCCAGGGCACGAACTCGTTGTCGCCGTAGCCGAAATCCTCGCTCTTGGTCTTTCGGCCGGAAGCCGTCTCGACGATCAGTTCGAAGATCTCGCGGCCCATGCCGGCGATGGTCTTTTCACCGGAGGCGATGACGCCGCAGTTGACGTCCATGTCCTCTTCCATCTGGTGATACATGGTCGAGTTGGTGGCGACCTTGATCGACGGCGTCGGGCGGCAGCCGAAGCAGGAGCCGCGGCCGGTGGTGAAGACGATGACATTGGCGCCGCCCGCCACCTGGCCAGTGGCCGAAACCGGGTCGTAGCCGGGTGTGTCCATGAAGACCAGGCCGCTGCCGGTGACTTTTTC is part of the Mesorhizobium loti genome and encodes:
- a CDS encoding aldo/keto reductase, giving the protein MERRRIGQTALEVTEVSFGGAALGGLYRACSREAAMETLQGAWDAGLRYFDTAPFYGFGLSERRFGDFLRYKPRDSYVLSTKVGRLFRPVPEDQVPDHSYVDPLPFALDYDYSYDGIMRSVEFSYARLGLNRIDILFVHDIGAYTHGVEKNKLHFRELMDGGLKALEELKRSGVIAAYGLGVNEVQICLDVMREAPLDCILLASRYSLLDRSAEAELLPLCRAQQTSLVIGGVFNSGILATGPVQGAHFDYRPASHDVLDRVGAMERIAAEGGYPLPAAAFQFPLHEPAVATVLTGTAKLANLARNLDLLDIDVPETEYAKYRPYTLVQELA